One region of Burkholderiales bacterium genomic DNA includes:
- a CDS encoding DoxX family protein — protein MFELRKKEFWAQWAPLALRLVIGCGFVVHGWAKLSKGPDKFAGVLDWIGVPLPEVMAWVVTLVEIFGGLAILVGAFVTLVTIPLVIVHLVAMFGVHWQYGFSSVNTVGLTAAGPQFGPPGFEVNLLNIAGLLAIGLGGGAGALSVDRLLARRKNTS, from the coding sequence ATTGCGGAAGAAAGAATTCTGGGCGCAATGGGCGCCCCTGGCGCTACGGCTGGTCATCGGATGTGGCTTTGTGGTTCACGGATGGGCCAAGCTGAGTAAAGGGCCGGATAAGTTCGCGGGCGTGCTTGACTGGATCGGAGTTCCGCTGCCAGAAGTGATGGCCTGGGTGGTCACGCTCGTTGAAATTTTCGGCGGGCTGGCTATTCTCGTGGGAGCCTTTGTCACGCTCGTGACCATCCCGCTTGTAATCGTTCATCTTGTGGCGATGTTCGGCGTCCACTGGCAGTACGGCTTCAGCTCTGTCAATACGGTGGGGCTGACAGCGGCAGGTCCGCAGTTCGGTCCACCCGGTTTCGAGGTAAATCTTCTGAATATCGCGGGGTTGCTCGCGATAGGCCTTGGGGGCGGTGCGGGGGCTTTATCCGTTGATCGGCTACTCGCGCGCAGGAAAAACACTTCGTAG